CTGAGTCCATTGAGGGAGAGGGTGAGGTTCGGATAGACCTTGGAATTGAAAAAGAAAGGATCGCTCATATCCGCATTGCCGATACGGGCTGCGGGATCCCTGAAGACAGTATTCCGTCCATATTTGATCCCTTTTATACCACAAAACCAGGTGGAACCGGGCTGGGACTCTCCATTGCCCTTCGGATTGTGGATGCCATGGGCGGCAGGCTGGATGTGGACAGTATTCCTGATAAGGGCAGCACCTTCACTTTGCGATTGCCCCGCCTGAACCCTTCGGACTCCCTTTAGATTGTAAAGGAAAGCGGGCTATGGTTGACACCTTTTGTGCAATAGGGTAGCTACTGATGGTCAAAACACCCGCTTGGACTTAAAGGATTCTGGGAGACAGACAGGAAGATATGAACGCAAATAAAAGTGAAGGTAATCAGGATAATGGCGGAGATATTCTCAGCCAGAGGCGGCGAAAAAATCAGGAACTTAAAGCAAAGGGTGTGAACCTTTACCCGAATGACTTCAGGGTTTCCCATGGTATCAGCGCCGTTCGGCAGCAGATAGAACAAGCTCCGGAACTTATGGGGCCTGAAGGTCCAGTGTTTTCGATTGCAGGCCGCATGATGGCCATTAACCGTTTTGGAAAGTCTGCTTTTATACGGATAAAAGATGGCAGTGGAGAACTGATTCAGGCTTATCTTCAGGCCAAAGCACTGGGGGAATCCTTTGAGCTTTTCAAGCAGATGGATGTAGGGGATTTTATCGGCCTGACAGGAACCCTGTTTACAACCCGTACAGGAGAGTGGACTCTGGAAACGCGGGAATTCCGCCTGCTTTCCAAGGCTACAAGGCCGCTTCCTGAAAAATATCATGGACTGAAGGATCCGGAGAAACGGTACCGTAAGCGCTATGTGGATCTTGTGATGAATCCGGAAGCCAGGGAAATTTTTCTCCGCAGAAGCCGGATGATTCAGGCTGTAAGGGAGTTTTTTATTGCCCGTGATTTTTTGGAAGTGGAAACGCCCATGATGCAGCCCGTAGCTGGGGGGGCAGAAGCCACACCTTTTGTGACCCACCACAATGCACTGAATATGGATCTCTATCTCCGAATAGCTCCGGAGCTTTATCTTAAGAGGCTGGTGGTAGGCGGGTTTGACAGAGTGTTTGAAATTAACCGAAACTTCCGAAACGAGGGTGTTTCCACCCGGCATAACCCTGAGTTCACTATGATGGAATTCTACTGGGCCTATGCCACCCATGCGGATCTCATGGCGCTGACAGAGGAGCTTTTTGCCCATGTGGCCAGAGTGGTTACGGGAAGTGCGGTGGTTCATTATCAGGGCCATGAGCTGAACTTTGATGGAGAGTGGCCGAAAATTGAACTTCTAGATGCGCTGGTGGAAATAGGAGGCGTGGATAAAAGGCTTCTGGATGATCGTGAAGGACTCCTGGCTTTTGCAAAAGAAAATAATATTTCTGTCACTAAAACAGAAAAACTGGGCAAGGTTCTGACCAAGCTTTTTGATGTTCTTGTGGAGCCGAAGCTCATTCAACCTACCTTTATTACAGGTTATCCCGTAGAGGTGTCTCCCCTTTCCCGCCGATCGGATACAAACCCTGATCTGACGGAACGGTTTGAGGTCTTCGTTGCCGGGCGCGAGATTGGCAATGGCTTTTCTGAGCTGAATGATCCCGAAGACCAGCGGGAGCGTTTCCTGATGCAGGTCAGGGAACGGGAAGCTGGTGATTCCGAAGCCCATATGATGGATGAAGACTACATTGAAGCCCTGGAGTACGGTATGCCACCGACCGCTGGTCAGGGGATTGGCATGGACCGTCTGGCCATGCTGCTGACCGATGCTGCCTCCATAAGGGAAGTGATACTTTTCC
This genomic interval from Desulfobotulus pelophilus contains the following:
- the lysS gene encoding lysine--tRNA ligase — encoded protein: MNANKSEGNQDNGGDILSQRRRKNQELKAKGVNLYPNDFRVSHGISAVRQQIEQAPELMGPEGPVFSIAGRMMAINRFGKSAFIRIKDGSGELIQAYLQAKALGESFELFKQMDVGDFIGLTGTLFTTRTGEWTLETREFRLLSKATRPLPEKYHGLKDPEKRYRKRYVDLVMNPEAREIFLRRSRMIQAVREFFIARDFLEVETPMMQPVAGGAEATPFVTHHNALNMDLYLRIAPELYLKRLVVGGFDRVFEINRNFRNEGVSTRHNPEFTMMEFYWAYATHADLMALTEELFAHVARVVTGSAVVHYQGHELNFDGEWPKIELLDALVEIGGVDKRLLDDREGLLAFAKENNISVTKTEKLGKVLTKLFDVLVEPKLIQPTFITGYPVEVSPLSRRSDTNPDLTERFEVFVAGREIGNGFSELNDPEDQRERFLMQVREREAGDSEAHMMDEDYIEALEYGMPPTAGQGIGMDRLAMLLTDAASIREVILFPHMKPVSI